From a single Pleurodeles waltl isolate 20211129_DDA chromosome 10, aPleWal1.hap1.20221129, whole genome shotgun sequence genomic region:
- the LOC138261635 gene encoding zinc finger protein 721-like, which yields MSQQGSSSQGSDLSSPLGDKELWKLCERELWSLTENVIQQKIAKGHFAESQIDAGLSVLSLIPNEKEGRTLPYSLTHHLASIQNLADSSSCEHVPLNVKENPVEKGLPGSSTDLCTPCERETLSFKQGKLDGSSSGTYVPRKRERTNLTKHSAEKEIQQKKIRIHTCDECGKSFKFKSVLLKHKRIHSTERPFKCTVCGAAFKQYGCLLGHNKIHTLAGSFVCEECGKGFNCKKNLVTHRLTHSNEKPFVCPDCGKGFTVKESLKSHQKVHQKAPDHKKVKNSPLKCKICDQEFKYNNNLVVHERIHSGEKCFSCRQCWKIFGCEKSLQRHQRQHNRGQKQHKQETESTFTCSKCKRTFEWETSLIIHQCSYQAERPFKCATCGQTFKTESNLKAHEQVHTGEKWYSCEECGEGFNRKISLRKHEMIHTGHTPFECSKCGRGFCSNYALRRHQSVDRCKIEENLQQSTNLGKANLMETSAVKDTAKEIKYLNCKNSSEDDRHYKCTICGQCFSHELKQLLHERSHTDSKNYSCIECRKAFKCNRALWSHIRTHTGENMCNRTLWGRLKTHTDENTCTECGKSFALKSSLTMHSRVHTGEMPYKCEECGKSFKWRSIFVYHKMRHTGEKAYQCGQCNKRFSSHSALSMHRKLHAGVKAFTCLECGKSFIHKSELKRHQVMHTGVKPYQCSECHKRFSWSSALSTHRKTHVAEKSFICMECGKAFKTSNVFENHKKRMHSREKTYQCDQCDKRFFWRSALLIHLKIHAAGEVLKCSKPESTISIKSDLAPHEVLHTGEKPFLCVECGKRYWLKHTLKVHMKTHTGEVQCMFPECAKVFRHRLDMERHQKTHSITGLFTCTVCDKNFTGKRNYLMHEKIHSMDRPFSCYKCKKSYKQKCQLMAHQRTHTDESLFSCEACGKSFSHKKSLLLHRISHNRDKQLSHTDWGESLSREQGIFVHQKIYCKNRLNLESALAVNKSEHFGQQRAATTSDVTMPCVTTTADATPSVEKQVAVAELSAMTSSLNSIPGAKSDSQMLVEAIPLLKFPPATIKELTLMPSTDLKASVKFGESCNLITSLADPLETHVMHTSANHTQKASSESGEISASEKSFWCADCGLGWKDESMFSEHHRLWHMSKRPRPCWQCGKKFSTKFDFEKHWRTHRDEGLCGMHDVTVKTINSPAAAVTRLNFSVATISAAMKLVAVAKRTALKAFSTKTLASKSAAEVPVGNSQMKFPVVMVSDAISTSTVSHTTYIPNASGVPDQGTTSQSCVISSFWCVHCAMGFKYEALFRRHQSWWHLSKRQRPCQQCGETFKTRFDFEKHRETHIANGDCEYTPTTNVPLVLPAVIMHDMPKCAVTEFNDAVPKVARPVHQLCDESAMMVSVTVQAMATKSLETEQATPGLNDAMPTLNMHTAIPGAAKMSVDMKPPVHAVNELIDTNVTEGNSARCMLALSNSAATTLNSAECPSLTADAGTATMTELYNTIPIVAVPGIRLSEDMPDSSGCGC from the coding sequence ATGTcacagcagggcagctcttcacaGGGCTCAGATCTCTCATCTCCTCTTGGTGACAAAGAACTTTGGAAGTTATGTGAGAGAGAGCTCTGGAGCCTAACTGAAAATGTCATACAACAAAAAATTGCTAAAGGACACTTTGCAGAGTCACAAATTGACGCAGGCCTCTCAGTATTGTCTTTGATTCCCAATGAGAAAGAAGGTAGAACTCTACCTTACAGCCTTACGCATCACTTAGCAAGTATACAAAACTTGGCAGATTCATCTAGCTGTGAACATGTACCCTTGAATGTAAAAGAGAACCCTGTTGAGAAAGGATTGCCTGGTAGCTCTACAGATTTATGCACTCCTTGTGAAAGGGAAACTCTAAGTTTTAAACAGGGAAAGCTTGACGGAAGTTCCTCAGGTACATATGTTCCTCGCAAGAGGGAACGTACCAATTTGACtaagcactctgcagaaaaggAAATTCAGCAAAAAAAGATTAGGATACATACCTGTGATGAATGTGGTAAAAGTTTCAAATTTAAGTCTGTGCTGTTGAAACATAAGAGAATCCACTCAACAGAGAGACCTTTCAAATGTACTGTGTGTGGAGCCGCATTCAAACAATATGGTTGTCTTCTGGGACATAATAAAATTCATACATTAGCAGGATCatttgtatgtgaagaatgtggtaAAGGCTTCAACTGTAAGAAGAATCTTGTGACACATCGTTTGACACACTCCAATGAGAAGCCTTTTGTGTGTCCTGATTGTGGTAAAGGCTTTACTGTCAAGGAGAGTTTGAAGAGTCATCAGAAAGTCCACCAGAAAGCACCAGATCACAAAAAAGTGAAGAATTCTCCTCTCAAGTGCAAAATCTGTGACCAAGAATTCAAATACAACAACAATCTCGTGGTACATGAGCGGATCCACTCAGGTGAGAAGTGCTTCAGCTGCAGGCAATGCTGGAAGATCTTTGGCTGTGAGAAATCCCTGCAGCGCCACCAGAGACAACACAACAGAGGTCAGAAACAGCATAAACAAGAAACGGAGAGCACTTTTACATGCAGTAAATGCAAAAGGACTTTCGAGTGGGAGACCAGTCTTATCATCCACCAGTGCAGCTATCAGGCAGAAAGGCCTTTTAAGTGTGCCACGTGTGGACAAACCTTCAAAACTGAGAGTAACCTGAAAGCCCATGAACAGGTCCACACTGGTGAGAAGTGGTACAGCTGTGAGGAATGTGGGGAAGGGTTCAACCGGAAAATCAGTCTGAGAAAGCATGAGATGATCCATACAGGACATACTCCATTTGAGTGTTCTAAGTGTGGGAGAGGCTTCTGTAGTAATTATGCATTGAGAAGACACCAATCCGTAGACCGCTGTAAGATAGAAGAGAACTTACAGCAAAGTacaaatttgggaaaagcaaatttAATGGAGACCTCTGCTGTAAAGGACACAGCCAAGGAAATTAAATACCTCAACTGCAAGAACTCAAGTGAAGATGATAGGCACTATAAGTGCACCATTTGTGGGCAGTGCTTCAGTCACGAGTTGAAACAGTTGCTACATGAACGCAGCCACACTGACTCAAAAAACTACAGTTGCATCGAGTGCAGGAAAGCCTTCAAATGCAACAGGGCTTTGTGGAGCCACATAAGGACACATACAGGTGAGAACATGTGCAACAGGACTTTGTGGGGTCGCCTAAAGAcacacacagatgagaacacatGCACGGAATGCGGTAAGTCGTTTGCCTTGAAGTCCTCCCTAACAATGCacagccgtgtccacaccggtgaGATGCCATACAAGTGTGAAGAATGTGGAAAATCCTTTAAATGGAGGAGCATATTTGTATACCACAAAATGCGCCATACGGGAGAAAAAGCTTATCAGTGTGGCCAGTGCAACAAAAGGTTTTCCAGCCACAGTGCTCTCAGCATGCACCGTAAACTCCATGCTGGAGTGAAAGCATtcacatgtcttgagtgtggcaaaTCCTTTATTCACAAGTCAGAGCTTAAACGTCATCAGGTCATGCACACAGGTGTGAAGCCTTACCAATGCAGTGAGTGCCACAAAAGGTTTTCCTGGAGCAGTGCCCTCAGCACGCATCGGAAAACTCATGTAGCAGAAAAGTCCTTCATATGTATGGAGTGTGGAAAAGCCTTCAAAACAAGCAATGTCTTTGAGAACCACAAGAAGAGAATGCATTCCAGAGAGAAGACATACCAGTGTGACCAGTGTGATAAGAGATTTTTCTGGAGGAGTGCATTGCTCATACACCTTAAAATACATGCAGCAGGGGAGGTCTTAAAGTGTTCTAAGCCTGAGAGTACCATCAGCATTAAGTCTGACCTTGCGCCTCACGAGGTCTTGCACACAGGAGAGAAGCCATTTTTGTGTGTTGAATGTGGGAAAAGATACTGGCTTAAGCATACTCTTAAAGTTCACATGAAAACTCATACTGGAGAAGTTCAGTGTATGTTTCCTGAATGTGCAAAAGTATTCCGACATAGGCTAGACATGGAGCGGCACCAGAAAACACACAGCATTACAGGTTTGTTCACTTGCACTGTGTGTGACAAAAACTTCACTGGGAAGAGAAACTACTTAATGCATGAGAAGATTCACTCAATGGATAGGCCGTTTTCATGCTACAAGTGCAAGAAAAGCTACAAACAAAAATGTCAACTGATGGCCCACCAGCGAACTCACACTGATGAGAGTCTATTTTCTTGTGAAGCGTGTGGGAAAAGCTTCAGTCACAAAAAGAGCCTTCTTTTGCATCGTATCAGCCACAATAGGGATAAGCAGTTGTCGCATACAGACTGGGGGGAAAGTCTCTCCCGTGAGCAAGGCATCTTTGTGCACCAAAAAATCTACTGTAAGAACAGGCTGAACTTGGAGAGTGCACTAGCTGTTAATAAAAGTGAGCACTTTGGGCAGCAGCGTGCTGCAACCACATCTGATGTGACAATGCCTTGTGTGACTACGACTGCAGATGCTACTCCTTCAGTTGAGAAGCAAGTTGCTGTAGCCGAGCTGTCTGCAATGACATCCTCTTTAAACAGTATTCCTGGAGCCAAATCTGATAGTCAAATGCTTGTTGAGGCTATCCCACTTTTGAAGTTTCCTCCAGCTACCATAAAAGAACTTACTCTTATGCCCTCTACTGACTTAAAAGCTTCTGTTAAATTTGGAGAAAGCTGTAATCTAATTACCAGCCTTGCAGACCCCCTGGAAACCCACGTCATGCACACATCTGCCAATCACACCCAGAAAGCATCTTCAGAGTCTGGTGAGATTTCCGCTTCAGAAAAATCCTTTTGGTGCGCAGACTGTGGGTTAGGCTGGAAAGATGAATCTATGTTCAGTGAACATCATAGGTTGTGGCACATGAGCAAAAGGCCAAGGCCATGCTGGCAGTGTGGTAAGAAATTTAGCACAAAATTTGATTTTGAAAAGCACTGGAGAACCCATAGAGATGAGGGGCTTTGTGGCATGCATGATGTCACTGTGAAAACAATTAACTCCCCTGCCGCAGCCGTTACTCGTTTGAACTTTTCTGTAGCTACTATTTCAGCTGCTATGAAGCTGGTTGCTGTAGCCAAGCGGACTGCACTAAAAGCATTTTCAACTAAAACGTTGGCATCTAAATCAGCTGCAGAGGTACCTGTAGGCAACTCTCAAATGAAATTTCCTGTTGTTATGGTGTCTGATGCTATTTCTACATCCACTGTAAGCCATACCACCTACATACCTAATGCATCTGGGGTTCCTGATCAGGGAACCACTTCACAGTCATGTGTGATTTCCTCATTCTGGTGTGTGCACTGTGCAATGGGCTTCAAATATGAGGCTCTCTTCAGAAGACATCAGAGCTGGTGGCATTTGAGCAAAAGGCAGAGGCCCTGTCAGCAATGTGGAGAGACATTTAAAACAAGGTTTGACTTTGAAAAACATAGGGAAACTCACATTGCAAATGGGGATTGTGAGTACACACCTACTACAAATGTGCCTCTTGTCTTGCCTGCAGTGATCATGCATGATATGCCCAAGTGTGCTGTGACAGAGTTTAATGATGCCGTACCTAAAGTGGCCAGACCTGTGCATCAACTTTGTGACGAGTCTGCTATGATGGTCTCTGTTACGGTCCAAGCTATGGCAACCAAGTCACTTGAAACTGAGCAAGCTACGCCTGGGCTTAATGATGCTATGCCAACTCTAAACATGCATACTGCAATCCCTGGGGCAGCAAAAATGTCTGTAGATATGAAGCCTCCTGTGCATGCTGTGAATGAGCTAATTGATACCAATGTTACAGAGGGAAATTCTGCTAGATGCATGCTTGCTTTGTCCAACTCTGCTGCAACCACACTTAATTCAGCCGAATGTCCTTCTCTTACAGCTGATGCTGGCACAGCTACGATGACAGAGCTTTACAATACCATACCTATTGTGGCAGTGCCTGGTATAAGACTTAGTGAGGACATGCCTGATTCAAGTGGATGTGGGTGCTGA